Below is a genomic region from Candidatus Binatia bacterium.
CCCGAGGACGTGATCGACGCCGTCGGACTCGGGGCGGCCGAGGCCGACGCGAATCCGCGGGAACTCCTCGCCGATCGTTGCGATCACCGAGCGCAGGCCGTTGTGGCCCCCGTGTCCGCCGCCCGGCCGCATTCGGATCTTACCGAAGGGCAGGTCCATGTCGTCGCTGATCACGAGCACATCGTGCGGCGGCGTGCGATACCACGACGAGATCAGCCGCACCGGCGTGCCGGAGAGATTCATGAACTGCAGCGGTTTGACGAAGACGACCCCGCGCGCCGAATCGAAGGCTTGAAACGCGCCGTCGTGTTTCTTCCACTTTGCGATGGCGTACCGGCGCGCCACTTCGTCGGCGACCATATAGCCGACGTTGTGACGCGTCTGCGCGTATTCCGGGCCGGGATTTCCCAGTCCGACGACGAGCCGCGGAGGTGGTCGAGCGGCTATTGCGCCTCCGGAGCGGGAGTCTCGGCCGCGCCGATGACTTCAGGCTCCGCCGGCGCTTCGGGCGTCGCCGCCGCCTCTTCGAGTTCGCGCGCCGTGCGCGATGCCTCGATTGCAACGACGACCGTCTCGGGCGGCGTGAGCAGTTTGAAACCGGCCGGCAGCTTAATTTCGCCGGCGGTCACGTGCTCGTGGATGCCGAGCTCGGTTACGTCGATCTCGATGTTCTCGGGAATTTGATTCGCAGGTCCGGCGACCTCGAGCTCGTGCGTGATCACGTCCATCACCGCGCCCGCGTTGCGGACGCCCTCGGCAACGCCGACCGTGACGATCGCAAGCCGCGCGTCGATCTCCTCGTCGGCCGAGACGCGCTGCAGGTCGGCGTGGACGATGCGTCGCGACACGGGATGGCGCTGGATCTCGCGGACGAACGCGGTCTGGTGCTTTCGCGAGCCCTCGGTGAGCGTGATGATCGCGTTGCGCCCGGCGTGATGGAGCAGCTCGCCGAACGCGTGCGCGTCGAGGGCGAGATGTTCGGGGACGACGCCGTGTCCGTAGAGCACCGCCGGGATCTTCCCGGCCGCGCGCAGCGCCTGCGAGCCGGTCGTGCCGACCTTTTCGCGCCGCTCGACGGCGAGGTTCAATTCTTTCTTAGCCACGGCTTCCTTTATAAGCGAGGGCGCTAGACGGCCGCTACGACTTCCGCCGCCCCGACGATCGGCTCGGGCGCCTCGTCGCCCGCGAAGAGCTCGGAGATCGAGCGGTTGGTCGTGATGCGGCTGATCGCGTCGGCGAAGATCTGCGCGATCGAGAGCTGGACGAACTTCGGATGCTGCGCGACATCCTCGAACGGGACGGTGTTGGTGACGAGGATCTTCTCGATCTCCGACTGCTCGAGCACGTCGATCGCCTCTCCGGCGAAGAGACCGTGCGAGGCGACGGTGAAGACGCGCGTCGCGCCGCGGGCCTTGATCGCCTCGGCGGCTTTGGCGAGCGTGCCGCCCGTCGAGATCATGTCGTCCACGACGACCGCGACGCGTCCGGCGACGTCGCCGACGATGTCGGTCACCTCGGCAACGTCGGGCACCGGCCGCCGCTTAAAGACGATTGCGAGCGAGCTGTTCAGCCGCTTGGCGAAAAGTTCGGCGCGATGCACGCCGCCGGCGTCGGGCGAGACGACGACGATCTTGTCGTCGCAGAGGCCCTCTTTCTTGAGGTAGTTGCAGAGCACGGGCATCGCCATCAAGTTGTCGACCGGAATGTCGAAGAAGCCTTGGATCTGAGCGGCGTGCAAATCCATCGTGACGATGCGCTTCGCGCCGGTGATCTTGAGCAGGTTCGCGATCACCTTGGCCGAGATCGGTTCGCGGCCTTTCGTCTTCTTGTCTTGTTTTGCGTATCCGTAATACGGAATCACGGCGGTGATGCGCGCTGCCGACGCCCGGCGCAGCGCGTCGATCATCAGCAGCAACTCCATCACGGCGTCGTTGACGCCTTTGCCGTTGGGAGCTTTGCAGATGGACTGGACGACGAAGACTTCCGAGCCGCGGACGTTCTCGCCGATCTCGACTCGCGTCTCTTCGTTTTTGAACTCGGAAACCAGCGCCTTGCCGACGTGAAGCCGCAGGCGCTTGGCGATCTCCTCTGCCAGCTGCGGATTGGAGTTTCCGCAGAAGATCAGGGGGTTCTGAGTCATGGCCGCTCGCTTCGCTGGCTGGAACGTTCGGCCCTCGGAGGTTGTTCTATGGGAAGGCAGTGGCTCAAGAGTTCACCCTCGTTTCGCCCTTTGCGCTGGCCGGCGATCAGCCGGCCGCGACGGACGCGCTCGCCCGCGGGGTCGCGCGCGGCGACCGCGAGCAGACGCTGCTCGGCGTCACGGGGAGCGGCAAGACGATGGCGATGGCGCGGACGATCGAGCTCGTGCAGAAGCCGACGCTCGTGCTCTGCCACAACAAGACGCTCGCGGCCCAGCTCTGCGCCGAGTTCCGCGAGTTCTTCCCGCGCAACGCCGTCGAGTACTTCGTCTCGTACTTCGACTACTATCAGCCCGAAGCGTACGTGCCATCCACCGACACCTACATCGAGAAGGACAGCTCGATCAACGACGAGATCGAGCGCCTGCGGCACTCGGCGACGCAGTCGCTGCTGACGCGCCGCGACACGCTCATCGTCGCCTCGGTCTCCTGCATCTTCGGATTGGGCTCGCCTTCGGACTACATGGAGATGTCGGCTCGCGTGCGGGTCGGGGATGCGATCGACCGCGACGTCCTGCTGCGCAAACTCGTCGACATGCAGTACCGGCGCAACGACCTCAACCTCGTCCGCGGCACGTTCCGCGTGCGCGGCGACACGCTCGAGTTCGTCGGCGTGGACGAAGAGCTCGTCCACCGGATCGGCTTCTTCGGCGACGAGGTCGAGGCGATCAACGTCGTCAACATGCTCACCGGCGAGTACGTCGAGAGCAAGGACGAACTGCTTATCTTTCCGGCAAAGCATTTCATCACGCCGGAAGAGAAGCTGCGGCGCGCGATCGTCTCGATCGAGGCCGAACTCGAGGAGCGCCTCGCCTACTTCCGCCGCCACGGCAAGCTGCTCGAAGCGCAGCGTCTCGAGATGCGCACCCGCTACGACCTCGACATGCTGCGCGAGGTCGGCTACTGCAACGGGATCGAGAACTACTCGCGCCATCTCACCGGCCGCGAGGCGGGCTCGACGCCGTGGTGTCTCATCGATTTCTTTCCGAAGGATTGGATGCTCTTCGTCGACGAGTCGCACGTCACGCTTCCGCAGGTCCGCGGCATGTACGCGGGCGACCGGTCGCGCAAGCAGATCCTCGTCGAACACGGCTTCCGGCTGCCGAGCGCGCTCGACAACCGGCCGCTGACGTATGCCGAGTTCGACGAGCACATCTCGCAGGCGATCTACGTCTCGGCGACGCCTCGCAACTACGAGCGCGAGCGCAGCTCGCAGGTCGTCGAGATGATCATTCGCCCGACGGGGCTCGTCGATCCGGAAGTCGAGGTGCGGCCGACGCGCAATCAGGTGGACGACCTGATGGAGGAGATTCGGCAACGCGCCGAGCGCCGCGAGCGCGTTCTCGTGACGACCCTCACGAAGAAGATGGCCGAAGACCTCACCGATTACTTGATCGAGAACGGTTTGCGCGTGCGGTACCTGCACAGCGAGGTGGATACGCTCGAGCGCGTCGCGATTCTCCGCGATCTGCGCGCCGGCGTCTTCGACGTGCTCGTCGGCATCAATCTGCTGCGCGAGGGCCTCGATCTGCCCGAGGTCTCGCTCGTCGGGATCCTCGACGCCGACAAGGAGAGCTATCTTCGCGACAGCACCTCGCTGATTCAGACGATCGGCCGCGCCTCTCGAAACGTTGACGGCAAGGTGATCATGTACGCCGACGTCGTCACGGAATCCATGGCGCGCGCGATCGGCGAGACGCGCCGGCGGCGCGAGATGCAGGTCGAGTACAATCGAGAACGCGGCATCGAGCCGAGGTCCGTGCGCAAGCAGATTCACGACATCCTCAGCATGGTCGGCGCGACGCAGGAGAACAAGGCGAAGCTCAAGCTCGACCGCCTGCCGCGCGAGGTGGCGACGAAGATGGCGCGGGACCTCGAACGGCAGATGCGCGACGCAGCGGCCGGGCTCGAGTTCGAGAAGGCGGCCGCGCTGCGCGACGAGCTCATCGAGTTGCGCAGGCAAATCGGCGGGAACGAGTCGATCCTCTTCGGAGGAAAGGCGCCGAAGATTTTCGACAAGGCGTTGGCCGAACTCGTCGAATCATAAGGAAATGGGAATTCTGGCCGAGCCGGTCAACGTTCTGACTCGGACGGTGACGAGCGTCCCCGACCTCTTAGGCGAACTGGCGATCGTCGCGGCGGTCGTCGCGCTCTGCGTCGGGCTCCACGCCTTTCTCCAGCGGCGTCTGCGCAGCGACATGCTGCGCCGCCACAACGACGTCGCGGGGTATCTCTTCTCGGCCGTCGGGGTGCTCTATGCGGTCGTGCTCGGCTTCGTCGTCGTCGTCGTCTGGCAGAAATACGACGGCGCGGTATCCAACGTCGAGAACGAGGTGGACGCGGTTGGAAACCTCTATCACGTCGTGGATGCGTTCACGCCGCCGCTGCGCGAGGCTATCCGCGAGGATCTGCGACGCTACGTCGAGACCGTCGTCTTCGTCGAGTGGCCGGCGATGGACCGCGGCGCCACCGTTCCTGCGCGCGGGGCCCAGCAACTCGAACGGATCGCGTTTGCCGTCGATACGTTCCAAGCACGCGATTTCCGCACGTTCGCGGCGCAGCAGGCGGCGATCGCAAACGAGCAGCGCCTGTTCGACGCGCGCCGCGCTCGCCTGATCGAGGCGGTGCCCGCCGTTCCGACCGTACTCTGGTTCGCGTTGGTCTTCGGAGCGCTCGCGATGGTCTCGTTCTGCTACATATTCGGTGTCGAAAACCGTCCCGCGCAACTGATGATGACGGCGATCCTCGTCGGCTTGATCGGCATACTCTTCGTCGTGATCGCGGAGTTCTCGACGCCCTTCTCCGGATCGGTGCGCATCTCGGCCGAGGGCTGGGGCTATCTCGCAACGCATCTGCCGAACGTACGCTAGACGGACTTATAGTGAAAGGACTCGATATGACACGACTCTTCACGATGCTCTTCGCAGCGGCGCTCTTCGCCGGCGCGGCCGGCGCCGCGCACGCGCAGTACGCTCCCGGACCGTACGGGCCGAACGCCGGCCCGAGCACGGCGCCGAGCCCCGTTCCGCTCTCGACCGCGAAACGCGTCTTCGCGCAGCTCCAGGCGGGCAAGATCGATCCCTCGCAACTGGCGAGCGGCGGGCCCTACGCGAACATGAACGGCGCGACGCTCGCCAACGCGCAGCGGATGGTCGGAAGTCTCGGACCGCCGACGGGATTCGTGCAGACGCAGTCCACGGTGCAGGGCAACACCGCGGCGGGACTCTACGTCGTCACGTTCCAGAACGGGCAGAAAGTGGACTTCCTGCTCGCGATCGACTCGCAAGGGAAGATCGAAGGCATGAGCCTCGGCACTCCGCACTAGTGGAACCCCGCGTCACCCCGAGCGGCGTCGAAGCGGGTATCGAAATCGTCCTCTTCGACTTGGACGATACGCTGCACGACGACACCTACGCCTATCAGAGCGCCGCCGATGAGGTGGCGCGCGAGGTGGCGGCGGAGCACGGGATCGACGCGCTCGCGCTCAAGGCGGCATACATCGCCGAGGCCGAGGGTTTCTGGCACCGGCTTACCGCCGACGACCTGAAGGTAAAGCTCGCGAACCTCCGCGCGAGCATGTGGCAGACGGCGTTGGATAGCGTCGGCGCGGGCGACGATCCCGCGCTCGCGCAGCGGAGCGCGGAACGATACAACGCCTATCGGGTCAAGTACTTCACGCTCTTTCCGGGCGCGATCGACGTGCTGCGCGCGCTGCGCGAGCGCGGCATGAAGCTCGGTATCGTAACGAACGGGCTCTCCGAGACGCACCGCGAGAAGATCGCGCTGCTCCAGATCGGCGAGTACTTCGACGCGATCTTTCTCTCCGACGAGGTCGGCATGGTCAAGCCCGACCCGCTGCTCTTCGCTCACGCTTGCCGAACGCTCGGCGGATCCCCCGCGCGCAGCGCGATGGTCGGCGACCGCTACGACCGCGACATCCGCGGCGCGATGAAGGCCGGACTCTACACGATCTGGCTCAACGTCCGCGACGAGCCCCTGCCGGCGGGCGCCGAGCCCCCCGACGCGACCTGCGGCACGCTCGCACAGGCGGGGCGCATACTTCTGGAGCCCGCCGCGGTTTCCTAAATCGTGTCGCTAGACTCCATCGTCATCAAGGGCGCGCGCGAGCATAACCTCAAGAATATCGACCTGGTTCTGCCCCGCAACAAGCTGATCGTCGTCACCGGCCTCTCTGGCTCGGGGAAGTCGTCGCTCGCCTTCGACACGATCTACGCCGAAGGGCAGCGCCGCTACGTCGAGTCGCTCTCGTCGTATGCGCGCCAGTTCTTGGGACAGATGGAGAAGCCCGACGTGGATTACATCGAGGGGCTCTCGCCGGCGATCTCGATCGATCAGAAGTCCACGTCGCGCAATCCGCGCTCGACCGTCGGCACCGTTACCGAGATTTATGACTATCTGCGTCTGCTCTACGCGCGCGTCGGCACGCCGCACTGTTATCAGTGCGGCCGGGAGATCAGCTCGCAGTCGAGCGAGCAGATCGTGGATTCGATCATGGAGCTCCCCGAGGGAACGCGCCTCGTGCTGCTCGCGCCGATCGTGCGCGGGCGCAAGGGCGAGTACGCAAAGCTCTTCGAGGAGATTGCGAAAGAGGGCTTCACGCGCGTGCGCGTGGACGGCGAGACGAAGGAACTCCAGCAGAAGATCGTCCTCGATAAGAAGCGCAAGCACACGATCGAGGTCGTCGTCGACCGGCTCGTGATGAAGCCCGAGATCCGCAAACGTCTCGCCGACTCGGTCGAAACGACGCTGCGGCTGTCGACCGGCATCGTCACCGTCGCCATCGGCGACCGGGAACTGACCTACAGCGAGGCGTTCGCCTGCGTCTACTGCGGCCTCTCGTTCGAAGAGTTGGCGCCGCGCCTCTTCTCGTTCAACTCGCCGTACGGCGCATGTCCGGCGTGCACCGGACTCGGCGAGAAGATCGAGATCGATCCATGGAAAGTGATCCCCGATCGAAGCAAGTCGATCGCCGAGGGCGCGATCGTGCCGTGGAGCCGCACGCTCGGCAGCGGCCGGTATCCGTCGATGAACCCGTACTACATGCAGCAGCTCGAACGCGTCCTGCGCCGCTACCGCGTGAAGACGACGACGCCGGTCGAACAACTCCCCGACGACGTGCTCGATCTCATCCTCTACGGCACCGACCACGAGCAGACGTTCGCCTACACGTCGCGCGGCGGGAAGACGTGGGAGTATCGCGCGTCGTTCGAGGGCGTCGTCAACAACCTGCAGCGGCGCTACGGTGAGACGTCGAGCGAATGGGTGAAGGAAGAGATCGAGAAGTTCATGTCGGCCTCGACCTGTCCGGCGTGCAAAGGCGCGCGCCTGAAGCCCGAGGCGCTGGCGGTGACCGTCGGCGGGCGCAACGTCGCCGAGCTGACGCAGATGTCGATCGAGCTGCTCGAGGAGTTCTTCCGTAATCTGACGCTGACGCCGCGGCAGGAGCAGATCGCGCACCAGATCGTCAAGGAGATCCGCGCGCGCCTCGGCTTCTTGACGAACGTCGGATTGAACTATCTGACACTCGCGCGCTCGGCGACGACGCTCGCCGGCGGCGAGTCGCAGCGAATTCGCTTGGCGACGCAGATCGGCAGCGCGCTCGTCGGCGTGCTCTACATCCTCGACGAGCCGTCCATCGGTTTGCACCAGCGCGACAACGATCGCCTGCTCGCGACGCTGCGGACGCTGCGCGATCTCGGCAATACGCTGATCGTCATCGAGCACGACGAGGACACGATGCGCACGGCCGACGTCGTCGTGGACATCGGGCCCGGCGCCGGCGCCGAGGGCGGCGAGATCCTCACGTTCGGAACGCTCGCCGACGTGATCGCCAATCCGAACTCCGAGACGGGGGCGTATCTTTCCGGACGCAAGTTCATTCCGATTCCGCGCCGGCGGCGCGAGCCGCGCGGCTGGCTCGACGTGCGCAACG
It encodes:
- the pth gene encoding aminoacyl-tRNA hydrolase; translated protein: MAARPPPRLVVGLGNPGPEYAQTRHNVGYMVADEVARRYAIAKWKKHDGAFQAFDSARGVVFVKPLQFMNLSGTPVRLISSWYRTPPHDVLVISDDMDLPFGKIRMRPGGGHGGHNGLRSVIATIGEEFPRIRVGLGRPESDGVDHVLGRFRDDERRELPAIISAAADGVERWLDDGLEAAMQFVNTWAPQAPTDRRSEPG
- a CDS encoding 50S ribosomal protein L25 codes for the protein MAKKELNLAVERREKVGTTGSQALRAAGKIPAVLYGHGVVPEHLALDAHAFGELLHHAGRNAIITLTEGSRKHQTAFVREIQRHPVSRRIVHADLQRVSADEEIDARLAIVTVGVAEGVRNAGAVMDVITHELEVAGPANQIPENIEIDVTELGIHEHVTAGEIKLPAGFKLLTPPETVVVAIEASRTARELEEAAATPEAPAEPEVIGAAETPAPEAQ
- a CDS encoding ribose-phosphate pyrophosphokinase: MTQNPLIFCGNSNPQLAEEIAKRLRLHVGKALVSEFKNEETRVEIGENVRGSEVFVVQSICKAPNGKGVNDAVMELLLMIDALRRASAARITAVIPYYGYAKQDKKTKGREPISAKVIANLLKITGAKRIVTMDLHAAQIQGFFDIPVDNLMAMPVLCNYLKKEGLCDDKIVVVSPDAGGVHRAELFAKRLNSSLAIVFKRRPVPDVAEVTDIVGDVAGRVAVVVDDMISTGGTLAKAAEAIKARGATRVFTVASHGLFAGEAIDVLEQSEIEKILVTNTVPFEDVAQHPKFVQLSIAQIFADAISRITTNRSISELFAGDEAPEPIVGAAEVVAAV
- the uvrB gene encoding excinuclease ABC subunit UvrB, which produces MAQEFTLVSPFALAGDQPAATDALARGVARGDREQTLLGVTGSGKTMAMARTIELVQKPTLVLCHNKTLAAQLCAEFREFFPRNAVEYFVSYFDYYQPEAYVPSTDTYIEKDSSINDEIERLRHSATQSLLTRRDTLIVASVSCIFGLGSPSDYMEMSARVRVGDAIDRDVLLRKLVDMQYRRNDLNLVRGTFRVRGDTLEFVGVDEELVHRIGFFGDEVEAINVVNMLTGEYVESKDELLIFPAKHFITPEEKLRRAIVSIEAELEERLAYFRRHGKLLEAQRLEMRTRYDLDMLREVGYCNGIENYSRHLTGREAGSTPWCLIDFFPKDWMLFVDESHVTLPQVRGMYAGDRSRKQILVEHGFRLPSALDNRPLTYAEFDEHISQAIYVSATPRNYERERSSQVVEMIIRPTGLVDPEVEVRPTRNQVDDLMEEIRQRAERRERVLVTTLTKKMAEDLTDYLIENGLRVRYLHSEVDTLERVAILRDLRAGVFDVLVGINLLREGLDLPEVSLVGILDADKESYLRDSTSLIQTIGRASRNVDGKVIMYADVVTESMARAIGETRRRREMQVEYNRERGIEPRSVRKQIHDILSMVGATQENKAKLKLDRLPREVATKMARDLERQMRDAAAGLEFEKAAALRDELIELRRQIGGNESILFGGKAPKIFDKALAELVES
- a CDS encoding HAD family hydrolase, whose translation is MEPRVTPSGVEAGIEIVLFDLDDTLHDDTYAYQSAADEVAREVAAEHGIDALALKAAYIAEAEGFWHRLTADDLKVKLANLRASMWQTALDSVGAGDDPALAQRSAERYNAYRVKYFTLFPGAIDVLRALRERGMKLGIVTNGLSETHREKIALLQIGEYFDAIFLSDEVGMVKPDPLLFAHACRTLGGSPARSAMVGDRYDRDIRGAMKAGLYTIWLNVRDEPLPAGAEPPDATCGTLAQAGRILLEPAAVS
- the uvrA gene encoding excinuclease ABC subunit UvrA translates to MSLDSIVIKGAREHNLKNIDLVLPRNKLIVVTGLSGSGKSSLAFDTIYAEGQRRYVESLSSYARQFLGQMEKPDVDYIEGLSPAISIDQKSTSRNPRSTVGTVTEIYDYLRLLYARVGTPHCYQCGREISSQSSEQIVDSIMELPEGTRLVLLAPIVRGRKGEYAKLFEEIAKEGFTRVRVDGETKELQQKIVLDKKRKHTIEVVVDRLVMKPEIRKRLADSVETTLRLSTGIVTVAIGDRELTYSEAFACVYCGLSFEELAPRLFSFNSPYGACPACTGLGEKIEIDPWKVIPDRSKSIAEGAIVPWSRTLGSGRYPSMNPYYMQQLERVLRRYRVKTTTPVEQLPDDVLDLILYGTDHEQTFAYTSRGGKTWEYRASFEGVVNNLQRRYGETSSEWVKEEIEKFMSASTCPACKGARLKPEALAVTVGGRNVAELTQMSIELLEEFFRNLTLTPRQEQIAHQIVKEIRARLGFLTNVGLNYLTLARSATTLAGGESQRIRLATQIGSALVGVLYILDEPSIGLHQRDNDRLLATLRTLRDLGNTLIVIEHDEDTMRTADVVVDIGPGAGAEGGEILTFGTLADVIANPNSETGAYLSGRKFIPIPRRRREPRGWLDVRNANANNLRGIDVRFPIGVFAAVTGVSGSGKSTLVNEVLVRALNQHLHRQPPGGTYGGVKGAQQLDKLVVIDQSPIGRTPRSNPATYTGTFDIIRELFSMVPEARMRGYTPGRFSFNVKGGRCEACQGDGIIKIEMHFLPDVYVPCEVCKGKRYNAQTLEVKYRGKTISDVLEMRVDEAAEFFSSIPRVRGKLKTICDVGLGYIKMGQPATTLSGGEAQRVKLATELSRRSTGRTFYVLDEPTTGLHFADIHKLLDVLERLVELGNTVLVIEHNLDVIKTADYLIDLGPEGGDRGGTVIATGTPEDVARSKRSYTGQYLVPVLRDERAVGHHRPDDAELERLERENLLSLHDLAETGRVPVEA